Proteins from one Porites lutea chromosome 3, jaPorLute2.1, whole genome shotgun sequence genomic window:
- the LOC140929523 gene encoding BTB and MATH domain-containing protein 36-like, translated as MQTRGSEPDFSEPWHLSDVVLVVEEKRFHVHKGTLSMWSPVFEKMFSSEFREKSSSEIPLPGKKASEIREMLLVVYPTSKSINEANFHFLLVLAREYQMEQLTERCERYLLQREKTPHQAIDFLVLANDFRMEELCKQCVEIAKHISIAELRRHEKYALVAPEDGKKVAERRVELLENKVLGGEQKVNSVRKEVQDASVWALREVAKVLYHKKNPEGRIYPRALNDCVKLVEEVAQESDEMNVFLQLLQQRLRNIYDPSRTV; from the coding sequence ATGCAGACAAGAGGATCAGAACCAGATTTTTCTGAGCCCTGGCATCTTAGCgatgttgttcttgttgtcgAAGAAAAAAGATTCCATGTTCATAAGGGCACATTGTCCATGTGGTCACCCGTGTTTGAAAAAATGTTCAGCTCAGAATTCAGAGAAAAGTCCTCCAGTGAAATACCACTTCCTGGCAAAAAAGCTTCTGAAATAAGGGAGATGTTGCTAGTTGTATATCCAACTTCTAAGTCAATTAACGAAGCGAACTTCCATTTTCTACTCGTCTTGGCGAGGGAATACCAGATGGAACAGCTAACAGAACGCTGCGAAAGATACCTGCTACAGAGAGAGAAAACCCCGCATCAAGCCATTGACTTCCTGGTTTTAGCCAACGATTTTAGGATGGAGGAACTGTGTAAGCAGTGTGTTGAAATCGCTAAGCATATCTCAATAGCTGAACTGCGACGCCACGAAAAGTATGCGCTGGTTGCACCCGAAGATGGAAAAAAAGTGGCCGAGAGACGAGTCGAGCTGCTGGAAAACAAGGTTTTGGGTGGTGagcaaaaagtaaattcagttagGAAAGAAGTTCAAGATGCAAGTGTTTGGGCTTTGAGAGAAGTGGCAAAAGTCCTCTATCACAAGAAAAACCCTGAGGGAAGAATCTATCCACGTGCCCTGAATGATTGTGTAAAACTTGTCGAAGAAGTAGCACAAGAGAGCGACGAGATGAATGTTTTCTTACAGTTACTGCAACAGCGTCTTAGAAATATTTATGATCCATCCCGTACAGTTTAA